The nucleotide sequence TGGTTCATGAGGCTAATGTAAATGGTATCAGAGAAGTTCTGCCAGAGCCAGTCGAGGATCTTCATGCTTTCCTTGCGCTGTCCCGGCAGAACGAGGTGGCGCACGAGGACGCCGCGCTGCATACGATTGGTATCATCGAAGATGGGACGGCCCGCGATCTCGCGCATACATCGTATGGCGGCGCTCGCCGTCTTGAAATAGTCGGGGGCTGTGCTGTAGCGAAGAGCCGCCTCTTCCGCCATGTATTTGAGGTCCGGCAGGAAGATGTCGACGAGTCCCGCCAGGCTTTTAATGGTATCAACGGTCTCATAAGCGGAGGAGTTGTAAACGACGGGTATGGAAAGTCCCTGCGCCTTGGCGAGGTGAAGCGCGGCGGCGATCTGGGGGGCGAAGTGTGTCGGCGTCACGAGGTCGAGTGTTGTCGCGCCGCGCTCTTCTTGTTCGAGGAAGATGTCGGCAAGGCGTTCTTCCGTGACGGCGATGCCGAAATTTTCGCGGCTGATCTCGTAGTTTTGGCAGAAGGCGCAGCGCATGTTGCAGCCCGAGAAAAATACCGTTCCCGCGCCCTTTTCGCCAGCCAGGCAAGGCTCTTCCCACGCATGAAGCGATACGAGGCCGACGCGCGCGTATCGGCCAGCGCCGCAGAAGCCGTGCGCATCGTGCAGGCGGTTCGCGCCGCAGCCGCGCGGACAGAGGCGGCAGGCGGCGAGCGGTGCGAGAGTTTTCTCTATGATTTTTGCCGTGCGGCTCTTTGCTGCACGGCTTTTTGGCGCGTCAGCGACGCTTTTCTTTTCGCGTTCCGCCGCCATCATTCGCGACCTTCAAGCTTCGCCTCGTCGAGCATGGGACCATATTTCGGTCGCCACCATGAAAGGGCGCGTACGGCGTTGATGTAGTCTTGCATCGCCTCTTCGTCGAGAGCGGCCGGGCGGTCTTTGATCGGTTCGGCGACGAGCGGAACGGTATCTGTCCTGCCGATGGCGCTGTGCGTGATCCAAAAGCCGTAGTTGACGCCCTGCCGGTTGCCGCGCGTGAGGCTTCTTCCTACGGCTTCGTAGCGAAAGCCCCGAGGCGCAATCAGCTCGATGAGTGTTGGCGCGATGTCGATCTGACTGCCCGCAGCTTCTGAGTCGAGCAGACCCTTCTTTACGCCGTGTCCCGTGAGGATGAAGGGGATGGCGTAGCGCTCGTAGAGCGACGGCGTCTTCTCGATGTTGTAGCGGTCGGCATGGTCGCCGACGATGACGAAGAGAGCTTCGGGGAATTTTTCCTTCGCCGCGCGGAGGAAGGCGGCGAGCTCCTGCGTCGCGTACCAGTAGTGGCCGAGTTCTTTGAGGAGGGCGTCATCTCCCTGCGCCTCCTTGGGGAGCGCGGCACGTACCGCTTCTGCGGGAAAACCCTTGGCGGCGAGATCGACCGTGTACGGAGAATGGTTCGAGACGTTGAGGAGCACATGAAGCCCGGGCTGTTCGGGATCGATGCGCGAGAGAACTTCCCCGTAGAGAACTTCATCGTCGACGCCCCAGACGCTTCCCTCGTCGGAGGAGAAGTCGCCGCGGCTGTAGAATTGCTCGAATCCCTGCGCGCGGCAGAACGGCTCGATGCGCTCCCATGTCGCAGGACCTGCATACCAGAAATCCGTGTGGTAGCCAAGGCGGGCGAAGGTGGGTGCGATGGCGGTCGGATAGGGCGCAGCGAAAGATTCGGGCATCGTCGTGAGGTAGAGGTTGGCGTCGGCGAATCCCGTGACAACGCCCGTGACGGCGGACACCGTGCTCGAACCGTTCGGCAGAAAGGTATCACAGTAAACGGTATCAGCCGCGCCCAGCAGTTCTTTCGTGGGGTCGGCGATGTGCAGGCTCGCATACTTTTCCAAGAGTGGCCAGTTGGCGTAGCTTTCGGAGATGATGAGGAAGATGTGGCGCGGCTTTTCGATCTGTGCACCTTCGGCTTCACGCGTGAGGTAGACGTCGAGGTCGCGCGTATCGGCAGGACGGCCTGCGTGGAGCGCGGCGAGGCGTTCGATCTCCTCGACGGTGAAGTCGAGACCGTTGCACGCGAGGAAGCGGCTGTTCAGCACATAGGCGCGATAGAGCGCCTGGAAATTGTCGAGGATGGCTTCGTTCAGGAAGGCGTCGTTCGTGACGCCGGCATTCTCCCAGTTGACGGCGTCCTGCCAGCGCAGACTGCCGCCGAAGGCGCTCAACAGGGCGACGAGTGCGAGAATCAGGAGGAAGAGGGCGCGGCGAAGAGACCGCCAGGGAAGCAGTCGCTCGGCGAGAGCGGAAAAATCGCACGCGAGCAGAAGGCACAGCGCACGATAGAGAAGGAAGGCGAGCAGGAGTGCACCCGCGAGCCGCACGGGCAAGTAGAATTCCTGCACGAGCGATATGAAAAGCGCATAGACGTCCTCGTTCACCGTGTTGAAGATGAGTTGATGAAAGCCCGTGTGATATTGGCGATAGTAGGGGAAGCTTGCGGCGTAGAGGATGGAGAGCACCGTGAGGGAAAGGGCGCTCGTCACGCGCCATGCGAGGTTTTCAAGCGGTGTGTGAAGAAGACGTGCGATCGCGGCTGGCACGAGGGAAAAGAGCGCAAGAAGACCCGCCGTCTGAAAGCTCAGGCGCATGCCGCGCCAGAGTGCGAGCGCGATGTCCGCGCTGCCCGTTGCCGCCGCCATGTAGTCGTGCATCCAGAAGATGAAGAAGGCGCGGCAGAAAGAAAGGACTGCAAGGTAGAAAAGAAACACCTTGAGTCCTTTTGCGGCAACGGAAGAGAACGCCTGCCAGGAAGGCAGGCGCAAAGATGTGTTTTGCATGGAGCAGGGAGTCCTTCCTTTTTCAGTCGATTTGCGGCAGGATGATGTCCACGCCGTAGTCCTCTGCCGTCTGGCATATATCGGCGGCGGGGCGCGAGTCGGTGATGAGCCCCGAGAGCGTGTCGAGCGTCACATAGTTGTAGTTGCCGTCCGAGCTGAGCTTTCTCGCTTCGGCGACGACGTAAGCACGCTTGGAGACGCGGATGATCGCCGCCTTGTTGATGCCGTCCTCGATGTCGTAGGTCGATACACTGTTTTCCTTGACATCGACGCCGACGGCGCCGACGAAGGCGATGTCGGGCTTCAGGCGCGAGATGAGGTCAAGCGTCATGCCGCCCCAGAAGCCGTCGCGGCTCTTGTTGATGACGCCGCCGACGAAGACGACGCGGATCTTCGGGTTCTGGGCGAGGATTGAGAGGATGTCGATCATGTTCGTGACGACGGTCAGCTCACGCTCGTCGTGCACGAGAAGCTCGGCGATTGCGAGGTTGCTCGTCGAGATGTCGAGGAAGACCATGTCATGCTCATGGATGAGGTGCATGGCGGCGCGTGCGATGCGGCGCTTGGCCTCGACGTCGATGTTGCGGTGCTTGCTGACCTCGATGGTGTGGGGATTCTCGCGCCGGATGACGGCGCCGCCGTAAGTGCGCTTGAGCCGCCCCTGTTTTTCGAGCGCACCGAGATCCTTGCGTATGCAGTCCTCCGTCACATGAAAACGGTCACTGAGATCCTTGACGCGCACCTTGCCGTCGCGTGCAAGGATGTCAAGGATGGCATCATGGCGTTCTACAAGAAACATATTCTCGCCTCCGTTGCTATTGGTTTATCGTATTTTTTCCAATTTTACCCGAAAGGAAAAAGTTTTTCAAGCCCTAAATTTTCTTTATGCCAGCGCATCAAGGTAAACTTTTCAAAAATGTTAAGTTGACAATAATCATACAAGGGCGTATGATAAGGAAGATTTATGGAACGATAGATATGAAGGGGCGCTGGCGGATTCAGCGCTTCCCAAAGGGAGGAGTCAAATTTCATGAAAGTGAGAGAAATCGTTCTCTGTGCGCTCTTCATCGCGCTCGTCGCCGTCGGCGCCTTTATCCGCATCCCCGTTGGCACGGATGTCTACACGCTGCAGTTCCTCTTTACGCTCTTGGCGGGCGTCTTGCTCGGGGCGCGGCTCGGGGCTGTGGCGGTCGGCGTTTATGTGCTCATGGGACTCGTTGGCATCCCCGTCTTTGCGTCGGGCGGCGGCCCGAGCTACGTCCTGCAGCCGACCTTCGGCTATCTCGTCGGCTTCATCTGTCAGGCGTATCTCACGGGGGCGCTCGTGCGCGGCGGCGAGCCGACCTTCGGGCGCGTGCTCGGCGCGTGCCTCGCGGGCATGGCGGTCGTCTATCTGTTCGGCATTTCCTACTTCTACATCGCGTCGAACTACATCGTCGACGCGCCCATCACGCTGTGGCTCGCGCTCTGGTACTGCGGCATTTTGCAGGTCGTGCCGGACTTTTTGCTGTGCCTCGCCGCCGCATTCATCGGCATTCGCTGCCGCAAGGCGGGACTTTGGCTCTGAGATGCATCGCTCGATGCTGTCTTTGCAAAGGAGAAAATTTTCATGGGAAAAGCATTGTTCATCACGGGAACGGGAACGGACATCGGCAAGACGTATGTGACGGGACTCATCGTCAAGCGCCTGAAGGAGGCGGGAGTTCGCACGGGCTACTACAAGGCGGCGCTGTCGGGCGCTGAGACGAGCGCGGACGGCTCGCTCCTGCCCGGCGATGCGCTTCATGTCGCACGCACGGCGGCTCTGGCAGAAGACGAGGCAATCGTTTCTTACATCTATCGGGATGCCGTATCGCCGCATCTCGCCGCGAGAATCGAAAACCGTCCGATCGACTTCGGCAAGGTCGAGCGTGATTTTCGCGCGGCGAAGGAGCGCTTCGACTATCTGACGGTCGAGGGCAGCGGCGGCATCATCTGCCCTTTGCGCTGGGACGAGCATGAACACGTCGTGCTCGACGACCTCGCCGTGCGCCTCGGCCTTTCGGCTCTCGTCGTTGCCGATGCGGGACTCGGCACGATCAACGCCGCTGTCCTGACCGCCGAGCACTTGAAGATGCGAGCCATTCCACTGAAGGGATTCATCTTCAACAACTGGCAGGCGGGAGACGTCATGCAGGAGGACAACAAGAAGATGGTCGAGGAGATGACGGGCGCGCCCGTCGTCGCGTGCGTCGCGAAGGGGGCAGAGGAATTGCCGCTCGCGGCGGCGGCGCTCGCCGCGCTGTACGACTGAACATCCGAAATCATAGAGGGAGAGGATTTCATGCCAACGATTGAAGAACGCGACCTTCGCCATATCTGGCATCCGTGCGCCCAGATGAAGGACTACGAGGAGCTCCTGCCCATGGTCATCGACCATGCGAAGGGCGCATGGCTCTACGATGTGCACGGCAAAGCCTATCTCGACATCGTCAGCTCGTGGTGGGCGAACCTCTTGGGGCACGCGAACGAGAAGATCAATGCGCGCATCAAGGCACAGCTCGACCGCCTGGAGCACGTCATCTTCGCGAATTTCTCGCACCGTCCCGCCATCGAGCTGGCGGAGCGTCTCGCTGCGCTCGTGCCCGCCGGGCTCACGAAGTTCCACTTCAACGACAACGGCTCGTCCGCTGTCGAAGCAGCGCTCAAGATGGCGTTTCAATACTGCCAGCAGACGGGACGCACGAAGAAGACGCGCTTCCTGTGCCTTTCCGAGGGCTACCACGGCGAGACGATCGGTGCGCTCTCCGTCGGCTCGATGGATCTCTTCGCCGAGATGTACAAGCCCATGATGATGGACAACATCCACGTCGAAGCGCCCGACTGCTACCGATGTCCTTTTCAAAAGACGCGCGAGACGTGCTCCTGCGAGTGTTTTTCCTATGCGGAAAAGGCGTTTTCCGAGCACGCCGAAGAGTGTGCGGCGATGATCGTCGAGCCGCTTCTGCAGGGCAGCGCGGGCATGCGAATCTATCCGGAGCTTTATCTCAAGAAACTGCGTGCGCTCTGCGACGAGCATGACGTGCTCCTCATTGCCGATGAGATCGCGACGGGCTTCGGCCGGACGGGCAGGCTATTCGCGACGGAGCGTGCGGGCATCACGTCCGACATCATGTGCCTTTCCAAGGGCTTGACGGGCGGCTACATGCCGATGTCCATCACCGTCGTCAAAGAGAAGATCTACGACGCCTTCTACGCGGACTGGAGCGAAGGGAAGGCGTTCATGCACAGCCACACCTACGCGGGCAATCCGCTCGGCTGCGCGGCGGCACTCGCCGTGCTCGACATCCTCGACGAGGAAAACGTCCTGGAGAAAGCGGAAGAGACAGCTCTTTGGCTGACCGCACGCATGGAGGAAGTCTTC is from Selenomonas sputigena ATCC 35185 and encodes:
- a CDS encoding radical SAM protein, which gives rise to MMAAEREKKSVADAPKSRAAKSRTAKIIEKTLAPLAACRLCPRGCGANRLHDAHGFCGAGRYARVGLVSLHAWEEPCLAGEKGAGTVFFSGCNMRCAFCQNYEISRENFGIAVTEERLADIFLEQEERGATTLDLVTPTHFAPQIAAALHLAKAQGLSIPVVYNSSAYETVDTIKSLAGLVDIFLPDLKYMAEEAALRYSTAPDYFKTASAAIRCMREIAGRPIFDDTNRMQRGVLVRHLVLPGQRKESMKILDWLWQNFSDTIYISLMNQYTPIGDLSKLPELNRRLTTFEYESVVDHARSLGIENCYIQQGGTVSTSFVPKFDGRGVEKY
- a CDS encoding LTA synthase family protein: MQNTSLRLPSWQAFSSVAAKGLKVFLFYLAVLSFCRAFFIFWMHDYMAAATGSADIALALWRGMRLSFQTAGLLALFSLVPAAIARLLHTPLENLAWRVTSALSLTVLSILYAASFPYYRQYHTGFHQLIFNTVNEDVYALFISLVQEFYLPVRLAGALLLAFLLYRALCLLLACDFSALAERLLPWRSLRRALFLLILALVALLSAFGGSLRWQDAVNWENAGVTNDAFLNEAILDNFQALYRAYVLNSRFLACNGLDFTVEEIERLAALHAGRPADTRDLDVYLTREAEGAQIEKPRHIFLIISESYANWPLLEKYASLHIADPTKELLGAADTVYCDTFLPNGSSTVSAVTGVVTGFADANLYLTTMPESFAAPYPTAIAPTFARLGYHTDFWYAGPATWERIEPFCRAQGFEQFYSRGDFSSDEGSVWGVDDEVLYGEVLSRIDPEQPGLHVLLNVSNHSPYTVDLAAKGFPAEAVRAALPKEAQGDDALLKELGHYWYATQELAAFLRAAKEKFPEALFVIVGDHADRYNIEKTPSLYERYAIPFILTGHGVKKGLLDSEAAGSQIDIAPTLIELIAPRGFRYEAVGRSLTRGNRQGVNYGFWITHSAIGRTDTVPLVAEPIKDRPAALDEEAMQDYINAVRALSWWRPKYGPMLDEAKLEGRE
- a CDS encoding DeoR/GlpR family DNA-binding transcription regulator; this encodes MFLVERHDAILDILARDGKVRVKDLSDRFHVTEDCIRKDLGALEKQGRLKRTYGGAVIRRENPHTIEVSKHRNIDVEAKRRIARAAMHLIHEHDMVFLDISTSNLAIAELLVHDERELTVVTNMIDILSILAQNPKIRVVFVGGVINKSRDGFWGGMTLDLISRLKPDIAFVGAVGVDVKENSVSTYDIEDGINKAAIIRVSKRAYVVAEARKLSSDGNYNYVTLDTLSGLITDSRPAADICQTAEDYGVDIILPQID
- a CDS encoding biotin transporter BioY yields the protein MKVREIVLCALFIALVAVGAFIRIPVGTDVYTLQFLFTLLAGVLLGARLGAVAVGVYVLMGLVGIPVFASGGGPSYVLQPTFGYLVGFICQAYLTGALVRGGEPTFGRVLGACLAGMAVVYLFGISYFYIASNYIVDAPITLWLALWYCGILQVVPDFLLCLAAAFIGIRCRKAGLWL
- the bioD gene encoding dethiobiotin synthase, translating into MGKALFITGTGTDIGKTYVTGLIVKRLKEAGVRTGYYKAALSGAETSADGSLLPGDALHVARTAALAEDEAIVSYIYRDAVSPHLAARIENRPIDFGKVERDFRAAKERFDYLTVEGSGGIICPLRWDEHEHVVLDDLAVRLGLSALVVADAGLGTINAAVLTAEHLKMRAIPLKGFIFNNWQAGDVMQEDNKKMVEEMTGAPVVACVAKGAEELPLAAAALAALYD
- the bioA gene encoding adenosylmethionine--8-amino-7-oxononanoate transaminase; the encoded protein is MPTIEERDLRHIWHPCAQMKDYEELLPMVIDHAKGAWLYDVHGKAYLDIVSSWWANLLGHANEKINARIKAQLDRLEHVIFANFSHRPAIELAERLAALVPAGLTKFHFNDNGSSAVEAALKMAFQYCQQTGRTKKTRFLCLSEGYHGETIGALSVGSMDLFAEMYKPMMMDNIHVEAPDCYRCPFQKTRETCSCECFSYAEKAFSEHAEECAAMIVEPLLQGSAGMRIYPELYLKKLRALCDEHDVLLIADEIATGFGRTGRLFATERAGITSDIMCLSKGLTGGYMPMSITVVKEKIYDAFYADWSEGKAFMHSHTYAGNPLGCAAALAVLDILDEENVLEKAEETALWLTARMEEVFGAHRNVGEIRHIGLIHAAELVEDKREKRPFDASRRLGYAIYRAALRSGLLLRPLGDVLYFNPPLNIEKEELDTAICRMKQAMDEVLEA